DNA sequence from the Coturnix japonica isolate 7356 chromosome 3, Coturnix japonica 2.1, whole genome shotgun sequence genome:
GGAGACTGCAGTGGTTTTGgggttgctttcttttctgagtatGATGGCCATGACTAAGTCTTATTCAAAGCTAATGTCTTGAAATTGGAGATTGAGGGCAGAGTTGATTTGATCCAGATACTGGACGTGTTGACATTGTGGTTTTAAGGCTACAGCGCTGGGCTGAGATTGACATAACAACACAGCTGGACTGGTTGGGCAGCTGGCTTCTGCTGGGATCAAAGCTGGGATAGCCTGACTTCTGCCTTCCTGTCTATGCATTTGTGTATGACGTCCTTTAAGCTCTCatctttatttcccttctgctgcttggttgttttttacTAGCCAGCTGTATTACTTAACAGTGAAACGCAATCAAAAGGAACTAAGCTCCTCATCCGAGGTTTTATTAAGTTTCTGCAGTATAAATTTAGTGGGCTTTGGTAATTTCATTAGAGTCGTATGTTTCTGTTTGTCCAGATTCCCCGTTGTTAGGCTACTTGAGGCATTATCTTGATGTATATGTGAGGTCTGGTTTCAGGCTATCAGTagcactgagaaggaaatagaaatgcttttaacaAGATACAAACTGTAACCTTTAGGAGCGGTTGGCTCAATGTGAAAGACTGTGCCTTAAACCGGGAGGTCTGTAGGTGAGAATTTACACCTCTAGGAACTGAACTCGTTCTTCTTACAAGGATTATTTTGTCCTAATCAGCAtatcagttttttgttgtttattcttttttttccccttcagacaTCTGTGAAAATATTACTACGTGTAGTTCGTGTATTGGTAACAGCACAGGCTGCGGGTGGATCAAATGTAACGGTAAGGACTGTGCAGTGCCTTTAACCCAACTAGATCTCATGTATTTATGTTAATGTTCACTACCGCGAATAGATTGCTCTGTTCGATAGCCTTACGAAGCATTAACTCATAACTTGCATCTGTTGCTGAGCAGATTTGAAGTTCTTATATGGAGACATCTGAAAATGTTCAAAATAGTCTTAGATTTGATAGGTTTCTGATTTATGTCTGCGCTGTTGGTGAGCTGATGTTTTCTAGATGGTTCAGAATGTTAGTAGAGCAAACTACCTGCTTGTGTGCGCTCTGAAGGAGTCAGGAGGGGATTCTGAGGGGCAGGTGCATCCTGGTGCTGCAGTCCTTTTTGAGGTTATCATAGAACCgtagaatgaatcatagaatcatggaatggcctgggttgaaaaaggacctcaaagatgtAGTTTCTACAGCCCTGCCtcaggcagggtcaccaaccactagaccaggttgtccagagacacatccagcctggtcttgaatgcctccagatacagcatccacaacctccttgggcatGCCATAGACCTGATCACAGCCACTACTCTGGAACTGAAAAGGAATTCATTAAATGAGATTAGTCTTCAGTAGTGTTCCTAAAACTGTGAATTGCATCCCACTGAAAGGAGTGTGGTAGTGCCCCCAAAATATAAAGCATTAGCTGGCCTCATTCAGAGCTTTCTATTCCCTATTATAGGGAAGATGGGTATAAGTACATGTAGGTGACCTCTGGTACTCTCTTGTTGAGTTGACAAAGCTGCTGTTGACAGAATCACACGAGGACCACAGCTTCTCTAAGGAGAATCATTTGTACTTTTTAAATGAGGTGGATATAGACAAAATGAGTTGAGTAGAGAATGGCTTGGCTGTAATAATAACCTTGTAGATAGATAGTATATGAAAGCCAAGCTAGTTCAGAACTGTTGTTAAGAATTCTGGATGTTGCCTGTCCGGTAGAGGCATTTTTACAGGAAGATGCTCTTAGAAATCTTACCTATGTTGCCTGACCAGCAGATACATGCACAGATTTCTCAGCTGTGTGAAATAACTTCTACGAGGAAAGGATAAAATCTGAATCAAGGGAGAAAAGTGCACAGCCAGCCAATAAAAACTGATGTCTTAATGTCAAGGATCTATTGAAGAGCTAAGTTTTTCACTGCATGTAGAATTCCTAAGGCAGTAAGGATTTATGCCATTTCTGCAGATAGGAAATGTTTAACTTACTGCCACAAACAGTGGAAAAACTGATCAATTCTATAGGCCTTGAAGGAGAAGTACAAGAGATTGTTAGAGAAAAACAGCGTTTAACCAAGGAAGCGTGTTGCTTAAATGTGATGGAGTAGCTGTAGTGAAAGAATATATTATCCTCTGtaatttttaatcattaatgTCATAGTGAGGTCGTGTACGTGGAAGTGGTTTTAATGTTATCCTGTCTAGAAGATGGTGTTTGGTTTATCCTGAGAACAATTTATTAGTGTTTAAGAACAAGCtctaaatgattattttctaaattcTACTGATTTAAATACTCTTTTTCTTACAGATTCACACACGTGTATAAATGGAACGGAAGCAAGTTCTGAAGCATATAAGGGGTGTACACTTGAAAAACAATGCTTACGTGAGTACTTAAACAATACGGAAGCTAAATATCTGAAGTATAACAAGTCTCATTTGCACCTCCTTAATTTGTTGAACTTAATACCTTCCACGATTTACATATGATTGTACAAGTATGTAAATAAGCCATTTGCTTCCAGCTTAAACCCGTTATGTGATACTACAATACACGGGTTTATTGTTCATTCAGTAACTGCTGTTGCTTCAAGAAGCTTGACATACTTGAGTAGACAAGTTTGTTTGCCTACTGCCTTGGTTTCTTAAGCTGAAGTTTCCTATTAGGTATAGCCTTGCATATTTAGAAGCACTTGAAAGATGTTAAGTAAGGAACTTCTCAGTTTCTTTAAGAGagtgagttttattttaaataaaaatcatttcacatGTTGAATAAGTTCTTCATCTGAGATGTAGTAaataggaggggaaaaatagCAAACCTGCTTTGTTAACTTCAGAGCTTCATGCAGTCCTGAAATGCAGGGTCTGAATTACAGAACCTTCATGCTGGACACATGTTTAGTTCCTTATGTGCTTTGTGCTCTTCATTAATTTGTGCTTTATGTGCGAGGCAGATTTGGGGGTTATGAATTGATTTAGATTAAATACAGAACTTTGCTTTTGCGGAAGCTGCCCAATCTTTCTGAAAGCTGACAAggaatagattttaaaatagagttttctggttttaagatgaaagaaaattgcAGTGCTCTTGTCTGGATTAGTTCAAgagtgctgctggaagaggctgGCTCGCACCAATGGAAATGAAGCTTTCATGCTGCTTCTGGTAGTGGCCAGTCAGAAGTAATGCTGATGGACTTAAACTTCTGTGCTATTTCTAAAACTATAACAACTGCTCCTTAACCAGTGGAAAATTCCAAAgtacctgtttttttttcagcgCTTTCCAGAAACAGcatgttattaaaatgttttgttgtataCCTGAGAGTAGCATTTCTACCATCTGTTCATATTCAACCTTGTAGCGAGGCTACTGGATGCTGCATTCAGTTTCTGCATATTCAAGGAAATTTAATTGTAACCCTTAGTAGAGAATCCTGCCTGGGATCAGAGGAACCTGTATATACCTCATCAGGTCTCCATTATCCAAGGTGGCAGAAAACCAGTGTACCCTGAGTAGTGTGACTTGTATGGTACAGACTGTCTCATGTTACATCTGGCCTAGTTTTGTGCATGGGAGCTGGCAGTGAGCAGTGTTGCCATGGGAGCACTGGGCTGCATGTGGGCAGGGTGATAGTACTGTGATAGTAGCGTCACGTAACTTTGTCCAGTCTCCTGCCCAGCTTTTCCTGCTGGCTTCTGCTTATGCAGCCCAGTCAGGCTGGAGGAGCGATGGACGGGGACCAACCAGTGACAGTCCTTCTCTGTAAGTCAGCTAAAATCAGTTGGCTGTGACATGGGTGGttggggaaagaaagatgacATCTTTGCTCACCGATCTCCTCTCCCCAGCTATGACTGATTCCTCCTGCCAagtattctgttttaaaacagaagagttAAATTAGCATTGTCTGTTGTTAATGAGATTTGTTCTTAATAATGAGACAGTGTTATGGCTCAGTACTACATTTTTGGAggttgaaatggaaaaacataaaGGCGGGCCTAAGCTGGCTTGATGGAAGTAGAACCAAAGGGGGAGTGATGATTTTGGTATATCCAAAGCATCTCAGTAGAATCAGGCTGCTCTGGTTTCCTGCTGCACAGAATTGCTTcaagatgctgaaaaaaaataaaattaatgaattcTAAAGGCTTCTGGACATAATGGTATTCTGGCAGGAAGTTTGCTGAGTCATGAGTGTTCACAGTGTTACGAAGCAGCAGGTTAGATGAGCTGTCCACGTGGGATTAGGTCGGATAATGCAGTAAATTGTAGAAAGTTCTTTACTGGGATTTGTACACCTATACTAGCAACAGCCCTCAGAACAGACAGCTTTAGTTAAGCTTTCAGATTCTTGAGGATGTCCTGGTCGTCACCCCCCACCTCTGGATTCAGCTGTCTAACCACTCTGATTTCTTGGCCTTGATAGGTCAGATTTAATCACACCTCCAATGATGTGGGGATTTACTGATTACCTATTTGGCTACTGCATAAAACCTATGCACTGCTCTTGCAGTAGGGCTGTTCTCCcttttggtttgctttgagGAATCTTAGTTGATGTAGTCTACAGGGATGTTCTACACAAATTTGCACCATGAGGTTGAACACTGAACTGCCTACAGCATATTTTTTCATCTATTCATTTCAAGCAACTTGTGCTGTTAGTGTGGTGTTTGTAGTTTCAGATCAGAACTGCAATAGCATTCAGTGCTATATGAGTCCCTAGAGCTCAGCCTGTTACAATTCTCCAGTTAAAAGCAGtcattaatgtttttaatgccAGTTTCTATTCTTTCACAGCTCCTACACCTGTTCCTTTTTCTAATACTACTACGCTGCCTTCTAATACTACTACAGAATCACCTTCCAATGCTACTACAGCGTCTTCCAATACCACAACTGGTCCTGTTACCACAGCCCATCCTACCGCAGGTAATATAAAGAAACGTGACCCAGGGAGGCGATGAGTAAATGTGTGGGATTGCTTAGTGAACAGCAGAGTGAGCTTGAAAATTTAATGCCAGCGATAATGCACTATGCATTGCTAAGATTGCTTCTGTTGTCCTTTGTGGAATGGTGATAAACTAGGACTTagtgaatgaaaaagagaacgagggatttatttttcctgcagatcACTGTGGTAGTGTGGCTGCTTAACATCTGAGGtatgaaatacataaatgatTCCAAGACCTGGAGGAAGTGAACTGTATAAACTGTAACAGTTGGAAGTGTTTCCTTCCAGTATTTTCTCAGTGGTAATTGTGTTACATTAGTCATTTCCACTAAGGATGAGGTTTTTACGGACTGGCTTTTTGTTACTCAAtccagaaacatttattctccCACATGGTACTGACTTAATCTTATCTTTGGAAGCATCTACTGCTTAAAGTAGCTGGGAGGTAACTAGAGTTGGTGCTTGAGGACGCTCACAACAGCTTACAGCATACAGTGTCAGCGTACAGTGAGCTGACATTTAGCTTCGAGCAAAAGAACAAATGCTGGCACTTATCCCAGGCACATAGTGCAATACTCATTAGTTGTTAGTAATACTAATCTTGTGGGGTGGGAAAGGTCAGAGACCCATAGTTCTGTTTTGATAAACAAAGAACTGTTAGGAGACAGTGTAGCTACAGGTGAGTGTTCACACATTCCAGTGATGTCATTGGTTGGTAATGAATTTTAGGGGAGAAGTGTTCAGTATCCTGTATTTATCTCCTGGCTAGAGGTACTACATTGAAGTATCGAAGTACAATAAATACTGTTTCTAAAGGCTATTTATTGAGAGCCCTTTGCCTTGATGCAGCTGTCTTGTTTCTCATTCACATACCAACAtctattgttttttaaaaaaggtgttttttatATAAGCAAAAAATCACTGATATGTGAAGAACCTTGAAATATTTGGATAATGATCACATAGTTAGGCTGTGATCCTTCCTGCAGAAAGCTGGCTTAATGCCACGCAGCTGAACATCTAAATTGTGTGGGGTACAGTCTGATATCAAAGCTTATTCTCACcgaagcaaaacaaaacaaatcattgATGTAAGAACTTACTTATATCAAACTTTGCTCTTGAAGCTTACAGCGTGTGCACACTGTCTGAATTTTAAGTTTTCTCTCATACAGCTCCAAACATCACCAATACCACTACGCTTGCTCCTGTATCTACGACTCCCGTTACTTCAGCTGCCAAAACAACCAGTGTTCCAGGTAATGGCTAATATGAGTATACTTGAAACACAAACCACTTAGATGTTTATGTTAATTAAGAAGTGTTGTCTTTAAAGATGCTTAGCTTTGTGCCTAATTTAATTCTGTTGAAATGACATAGCAAGGTGTGCAATAAGGCTAGTTGATGAGACATTTAATGTCAGAAACACGTTGGTCAAACTGTATAAACTGGCCACTTTGTGACAGTAGGACAGGAAGTTTGCTTATAAATTCAGCTGCAGGACTTAATTTGAAAGCTCTTCTTTTATCTTGCTGCGTAATAATGGaatacctttaaaaaataaagacatccAGTGATAGGAACAAATAACTTATAGTATTCCATTCCAGCATCTGCCCTGAATATGCTGTTTCATGAGAAGCTGTAATGAGGTGAAGCCCTTTAAAAGCAGATGGCTTTTGCTTCTAGATTCATGTGTTGTGGCTTCTGTTGGTTTCTTTACTGCAGGAGTTACACTTGCAAAAGATGGAAGATGATGTGAATTTAGGCAAAAAATTGGAACAAGCAGGAAAGTCTGGAAAGTACATTGTCACTGACCATGTACAATATTATACTTGTATGAAAAGGAGGAATACTTGGTCAGTACTGAGGGCCAAAGCAGTTTGGCAATAACAGCTAGTCTTTTTTGCACACATTACTTAATTAAATGACAGTGTCACTTGCCAGCAACTGCATTTATCCATacctttacttttatttatgatGTTTTGTCTGAGGAATCTTGAATACAAGGAAGTCACATTGCTTAAACTGTAAGTCTCGTGACCTCTAACTGTATATGTTGTTTGGCAGGTACAAATGCTACAGTGACTCCTGCACCTTCTTCGCGCAAGTCTACGTTTGATGCTGCCAGTTTCATAGGTGGAATTGTCCTTGTTCTGGGTCTGcaagctgttattttctttctgtacaaaTTCTGCAGGTCGAAAGACCGAAACTATCACACACTTTAGGACCTGTCACTTTATAATGGACTAGTAGCTCAATACCTGTAGTTCACtgaaccaaaatattttctgttgctcaTGGAAGACAGCAGTTCATAATACCCTTTATATCTCTAAAAGAAGACttggaaagaatatttttgcaaCATTATACTTGGCAAGAGGTAATGTGAATCTCTCCAGCAGGTTTACTTGCAATATTCTGCATGGGTTCTAATGGCTGTCTTTTCTTTAGTGGCTGCTGCTGCGGGACTTCTTTTGATATGCCAAATGTAAACATCCAGAGATTCTTATTCAGTGGCGACACTGTCTTGAGTAGATAATCTCATGACTTATCGTGAAGGCTAATTTAATCAACATTTGATAAAGTATCCCAAAGTATCCCTTCAGTTTTGTCAAGAAGTGAATTATTGGTGACTGACTTCAGGGAGCGAAATACCCTTTTTACTAGCTTGTAACTCATGCAGTGTGCTGCTAGGAGGGTGAGTGAAATTGTAGAAGTAGAAAATGTCTTAGCGGagtcaaaaaaaacccatatagatatatttcttttttttttaatacaagaaaaaaagatggctAGATAAAATACTGCATTCCAAACTGAAATCCTGTGCCCTTTCCAACTAATGTTGAAGGTGGAGGGGATGTGTATGGGATAATTCATgtaaagaggaaatgaaaattagTGCCTTAAATGACTGAGAATTAGTAGGCTGCAAAAGCGTCCCACCTATCTCAAAGATAAGTCGAATATTTAGGTACTAGCTTTATATAGGAGAGCAGAAACTTGAGTATGTGTGATTGAGCATTCCAGTTTCAGAATCTCTACACTGAATAACTGGCCCTTATTGACTGTTTTCGAGAGTGAGGGAGCATGGTACAGTAATGTTCAGCTACAAGCTGGCTTTAAGTTGTTTACCTTTTTTGTTCTGACATGCAAAGGCCAACCATAAAATTAAGTGATTCGAAGAGTTCGAAGTACTGTTCTCTCCCAGTTTGAAAAGGCAACAATTTGCATTTATACTTGAAATAGCGTTTAGGGAAATCCTGACTTTTCTTAAGCTTACTTGttaaaacttcatttcaatTCTTTTTAACCTTTGTGTATGTCTGCTTGCTGCAGGAGCTATTCAAAGTAATCAGAGGATCTACTGATTTGATTTGAGTCAggattgctttccttttgtccttgtttttttttccctagattCATTCCTGCTGTCAGTTTTGTATGACCGTGCAGTGAACTGGTTAAGGAAATCTATTCAGccaaatgctattttatttttttaaacttggcTGGATCACCCCTGTGATCCGAGAATAAGCAAAGGTATGTCATTGCCAAAGTAGATTACGCAAACACCTTCAAGGATAAGCCcacaggaaaaactgaagtaCAGATAAAATGAAGCAGTGGGTATAGCACACGATAGAAGCTTTTGATGACACCCCTTGATCATCAGTTTTAGGGTGATCTGTAGTACTGTCTCACTAGCTTTGATCTGACTAGAATTTGGCACCAGTGCAACGAAAGGATAACATTGATGCAGGTAACTGTCTCAGTGGTGTAGCTTAGATATTAAATTGTTTGCAGATTACTGAAGTGCACAATTGCTTCTTGGTGTTCTTCTAGTTCGATTGACATTATTGTGCTGCATAGAAAACTCAAATTACCATAAAAGTACAAAATCTATTCTCAAGTACTGTATTTTCGAGTTTATGAGCTTGTGGTTTTCTAAACAAAACTAAGACAATCAGCTCAGGTTCTTTGAAACAGAAGTGAGCAGCCAGCTTCCAGCAACAGCGTGTGTGGGTTAGATGGTATAACCTTGGCCTTATTGTGAAATCATTTAATCTGCCCTTTCCCTATCCCAGAACTATTTTATTACGTGTTTAAAGAGATATCCATGAGCTTGTATTCTGTGCTTTGAAGTGAGCAAAATACTCTCCTAAAGTGTGACAGTTCtcagctcagcaaagcagaCTGTATTCCTagtacatatacatacatatatatatatatttggccTCCAAGGGCTATCTTTTGGGAAAACGTGCAGAAAAATGCTACAGAACACTTCACAGCATGGAGGACTTCGCTACAAAAGCATTGCTCTGTAAAATGTTGCTAAAATGCTTATTTGTGAGCTATGCTGATCCTGATTTAAGTTGTAAAATACATTGGTAAAGCGAactcaaataatttttcaagtGCCTTAAAATTGCTTAATCTTTATGcctcaaattttatttaaaagggTAGAATGAATACCTTGCCTTAGTTACTAAAGTTTTCTTGGTGCCAGCAATTGCTACTTTCCAATACTTTAGGAAACCCAGGGTTTTTGATGCGTACAGATACCAGTCTCAAAAACTCAAGCTTGTACTGCATCAGTTCAGTCGTACTGGAAGGCCTGCACTGCACGTTGATTGCTCATTGGCCTTGCCAACAAGGTGCAATCCACAATTGACAGAGTTGTGGCTTCGGCTTTTCTTGTTCAGTTGTCTGGGGGAGGGAAGGCTGGATTATACACTGTCACCGTGTGCTTGGCTGTCTCACTATAAAAACGAATTGCTCCTTTGCGAAACTGCAATATCAGCTAATCTGTGCTGTGTAATAACAAATAACCTGAGGTAATAACTTGCAGTTTTTTCTCGGCCTTGTGTTTTGAAGTGGAAGGTAGCTCATAGATCTGTAGTTGTATTTGCCCCTGAATCAATTTTAGGCACTGAACTGTAGTGACTCTTCAAGTTACCTGGCTTTTTCTTGAAGCCAATTGTGCAAGTAGCAAGCTGTTATCTTATGAATGTTCTTTGCAAGCGTTGCtgtaaaagtttgttttgtcttcagtggaagaaaactgaaacagttgTAATCACAAAACCAAATtgataaataaaatctgttgaATGGAATTTTACTATCAAACTTTCTTTCATGTGAGCGTGACCGTCTGCCAAGTTTCTGGAGATAAGAGCTGTTTTCTTATGGCAGTTGAGCACTGAGGAAAGCAGGGGAGTGAAAAGTTTGACAAGTTAATCTAGCGCtctgaaatagttttaagttagCACTTGGTCTGTGCAAAATGTAAATTCAGATTTAGAACAGTCTTCACAAAGTATTTTAGGTCATGTTTTTATGGTAAGCTAACCATTTCCTTGCCTTAAAGCCAAAGCACAGCCGTGTCATTATTATTTGTTCCACTTGTGGCAACCTGCAAGTCTAATGCCTAACGCTCCACTTTCTCATAGCTGTAATACTTGTTGGCCTGTGTTGTCGCAAGCTGTTAATAATGATCCTCTTCATCGCAGTATTTAAGATCCCTagttttcataaaacaaaaggcattGCTCCAGACTTTCTCTCCCGATTACCTACACAAAGATGAGTGTTTGCTAGGAAATGATTGTCAGTATGCTTGAAAAAGAGAACTGAGAGCGTGCAATTATGTAGTCACACACTGGCTAAAACTGAACAGCTCTGAGTGAACTAACCTCAGTAGTTTCACACCATGACTTCAGTGGTTTTGTGAGTCGTGAACGTGTCACAAGGGTAGTACTGGCATAATTCAGTCTGTAGTGAGAAGTCTTCAAAACCTGAAGTACTTGTGCTTCTGGAAGAGCTGTGTGGAAATGGAGGAAACCCGAAGTTCCTCAATGggtttaaaatgattttgccTTCCAGAGAATCATCCATTATATTGTGCAGTCAGGGACTGTATTGCATTTTTGCTACAGTGCATCAATGAAAGCTTATGTGGGATTACTTGTCCCTATAGCACCGGCCTTCTTAGTGCTTTTCTTGGAGGGAGCTCTTCTCTAGGTAGAGCATTCATTCAAAATGCATCTTTGAATCACCTTTCAATGTTGCTCTGTTGAGTTCcaaaagaagtattttatcAAGACGCTGCAGTTATCCTGAGAcatccctttcctttttatcaCTACAATGGTATGTAAGTACTTACTGGGGATAGCATTCTACTTCTAAATTGGCTTCTGGTTCTTGGGGTGGGCTACAATCACACTTGATAGCTTCTTTAGCAACGTTTGACTGTAGATAGTTCTCAGTCccctttttattcatttaaggCATGCCTTAGAAAGCACACGTATTATTTGTAACTGCTTCCACAGTATTCTGATTGCTCTGTGACTTGTTCTAATGTAGCGCTGTAGTGGCAAGcttgaatgaaataaaaaggctCTCTTCAGTATTGTTGAAGGATGTCAGCCTTATTCAAGGAATACTCTATATAATACTGCAAGGTTTCTAACAAAAGTTAGATTTCCATTGGTGTTGAAATCAATGCAGTGCTGTTAAAGCTTGCAAGAATTCTCATTCTTGGTCTTGGTTATTTAGAAATTAGTAATAAGATGTACAGTTAGTCACATCCACAAGCATCCAGCTTCTGGATGCTGGAAGACACATAGGTTTGAATAGTAGCTCATCATCAAAAATTGCAGTACAATTTGACacatctctgaaaaacaaacagctcttgACTCCTTTATTGGCTGGTTTATTAAAGCAAGCTTTTTTGACATGCAAGAGAATTGCAGATAATGAGGCATAAGCTATGCAGTATGGCACTATGCAAGGAGCTGTTCTTCCCCTTTCTagggggaagagggagaagaTTCTAGGGGAGGTAGAGATGCTGACGTTTCTGatgattcatttttaaacattaaagaTTCAATATAAGGCAGCAACCTCTGGGGGTAAAAGCAGTCAGCAGACAGGATGTGGTGTTTTAAGGGTTGCAACAGGGcaagcagttaaaaaataatacaaaacgCCTAACATCAACACTTTTGCTCTGAGAACTTagctgtgctttgcactgcCACCTTCCAAGGTCAATGCAATAAAAGGAGGCCTTTTAATCCTCTCCAAGCTGCACTGTGAAGGTAGAACATGTAATTCTGCTCTTGCTCAGAAGGACCACTCGGTACCTGAAGCAGATCAGTGGATTAACTGGCTACAGCTGGTACTGATACTACACCTTAATATACtgcattgagtgcaccctcagcaaggCCAACTGTGTTCAGGGCTGCATTAACAAAGGAGTGGCCAGGAGGAAGAGGGGTTTGATTgccccctgtactcagctcttgtgaggccccatctgcagtactgtgtccaggcctggggtacccagtacaggaaggatgtggagctcttggagcggGTACAAAGGAAGGCCACTAcgatgatcagagggctggagaacctctcctgtaaggaaaggttgagggaactgggtttgtttagcttggagaagagacagctctggggagacctcactgtggccttccagtacttgaagggagcacaTAAACAGGCAGGAGAACAGCTATTTACAAGGGTGGAgagtgatagaacaagggggaatggttgtaaactgagacaggggaggtttataTTAgaaattaggaggaagtttttcacacagaggtggtgacgcactggaacaggttgcccaaagaggttgtggatgccccgtcactggaggcattcaaggccaggctggatgtggccttgggcatcctggtctggtggctggccattctatgatattgGAAGTATACATGCATAGCACTGGAGAGTTGCTGCCTCCCTTTGATTTGTATATAAACGAGCTTCTCTTTAAGACTGCCAACTCATCAG
Encoded proteins:
- the CD164 gene encoding sialomucin core protein 24; protein product: MGRRAALPLAAFCLASALCGLAAGSTLEPTLSDADICENITTCSSCIGNSTGCGWIKCNDSHTCINGTEASSEAYKGCTLEKQCLPPTPVPFSNTTTLPSNTTTESPSNATTASSNTTTGPVTTAHPTAAPNITNTTTLAPVSTTPVTSAAKTTSVPGTNATVTPAPSSRKSTFDAASFIGGIVLVLGLQAVIFFLYKFCRSKDRNYHTL